CCCGTTGAACCGTTCCATCCAGGTCTTGTGGCGCATCACGAACACCGGCGGCGCCCCCGGCTCATAGTCACCCGGCTGCATCACGCGGCCGTGAAGTGCCGGCAGGCCGAAAAACTCGAAAGTACCCGGCGTGACGCGCGCCCCGGCGAGCGCCTCGGTTCCGTCTCCGTGCTTGTACAGCACCGGGTCTCCGAACGCGGCGGTGATCCCGTCGAACACGTGATTGTGTTCTGTGAATTCCAGAACTTCCGTGACCCTGTATCCCTGTCGCCCCCCGCCCTCGCTTTGCTGCGTGTTGTGGATCCGCGGAAACACCATCCGATCCGCTCCCTTGTAGGGAAACGGTGCCAGCAGCACGTTGTTGACCACGCTGAAAATCGCCGTGACCGCGCCGATGCCCAATCCCAGCGTGGCGATCGACACCACCGCGAATCCCCGGTCCTTCCACAACAAGCGCAGCGCGTACCGCAGGTCGTGCCACAGCGCCTCGATCGATGGGAGCGTCTTCAACGCTCTGCGGTCCTCTTGCAACAAGGTGGTGTTGCCGAACTGCCGTCGCGCTGCTCCTGCGGCCTCTTTCCTGGACATGCCCTGCGCCACGAATCTGTCCGCGAGCAGCCGCAAGTGTTCTTGGATCTCCTCACCGAACTCATCGTCACGGTGTTGTCCGTGCAGAAGACCGCGCAGCGTCGCCACGAAAGCGCGTAGCCTGAATTCTCGTCGTGAGCTCATGACGATCTCTCCGCTTCCAGCCGCAGCACGCGGCGAATCACACCAGAAATGCGCTCCCAGTTCTCCGTTTCGACCTCGAGCTGCTTCTGGCCGCGCTTGGTGATGGAATAGAACTTCGCCTTGCGGTTGTTCTCCGACGTGCCCCACGCTGCCGCAATCCATCCCTGCTGTTGCAACCGTAGCAACGAGGTGTACACTGTGCCCTCATTCAGCCGGAGAACGTCGCGACTCACCTGCTCGATGCGCCGTGCAATTCCGAACCCGTGCAGTGGTCCCAGCGCGTGCAGCGTCTTCAAGATCATGAGATCCAACGTCCCTTGCAGCACTTCGGATGTCTTCTTGTCCATCTGCCTTCCGTTCCTTTTCCTTCGGCCTTGACCACGCCATCGTCCCTTTGGAGTATCCAAATGAGCATAACATCGCTTCTATGGAACGTCCATAGGACAGTCGATCCCCCAGATCGTCCCTTCCGGCACGGCTCGCAGCCGCTCCCACGCGTAGAAGACGACCATCGGCAGGTCCGGCAACACCGCACCGAGCGCGACCGGCACGACGCCATTGGCTTCGCCGCGGCGAGGGAGGACGAGCAGGTTGAGAATGCCGTGCGCCGGCGTGTTCATGCTGTGAACGTGAGCATATCACCGCGGTCGGTGGCTATAATTGGCACGTCGGCAAGCCGGTGGAGCCGGATCACCTGATGGCAATCGTCGTCAGTGTAGGCGCGTACTAGAAGTGCAGCGTTTCGTGATTGCGGTGACGCATTTCGACCTCATACGGCCGGCCTCGCAGTGACTGTTCTGATAGGGCCGCCTCTCCGAGGCGCTGGGGATCACGATGAAGTTGCACAGTTCTGTTCTGGCGGTTGCCATTGGGATTTGGTCCCTCACGCCGGCGAGCGCTAACCCGCAGGCCAGCTATGGGCCCCAGTTGGAGGGCTTCGAATACCCGCACCCAATCCAGCGCTTTGAGCTCTCCTCGCAGGGCAAGGGCCTTTCCATGGCCTTCATGGACGTCGCGCCGACAGGGGACGCAAACGGCCGGACGGCCGTGCTCCTGCATGGCAAGAATTTCTGCGGCGCCACCTGGGAAGGCACGATCAAGGTGTTGTCGGAGGCCGGCTATCGCGTGATCGCGCCCGACCAGATCGGCTTCTGTGCCTCCACCAAGCCCGAAGGCTATCAGTTCAGTTTCAACCAGCTCGCGGCCAACACCCATGCCCTTCTCGCCGCGCGCGGCATTGAGCGGGCCACCGTCATCGGCCATTCGATGGGCGGCATGCTGGCGGCGCGGTATACGCTCAACTATCCGCAAACGGTCGAGCAGCTCGTGCTCGTCAATCCCATCGGGCTCGAGGACTGGCAGGCCGAAGGCGTTCCCTACGCGACCATCGACCAACTCTACGAAGGCGAACTGAAGACCAGCTTCGACAGCATCAAGGCCTATCAGCAGCGCTTCTACTACAACAGC
This genomic stretch from Luteitalea sp. harbors:
- a CDS encoding PadR family transcriptional regulator; this encodes MDKKTSEVLQGTLDLMILKTLHALGPLHGFGIARRIEQVSRDVLRLNEGTVYTSLLRLQQQGWIAAAWGTSENNRKAKFYSITKRGQKQLEVETENWERISGVIRRVLRLEAERSS
- a CDS encoding alpha/beta fold hydrolase, with protein sequence MKLHSSVLAVAIGIWSLTPASANPQASYGPQLEGFEYPHPIQRFELSSQGKGLSMAFMDVAPTGDANGRTAVLLHGKNFCGATWEGTIKVLSEAGYRVIAPDQIGFCASTKPEGYQFSFNQLAANTHALLAARGIERATVIGHSMGGMLAARYTLNYPQTVEQLVLVNPIGLEDWQAEGVPYATIDQLYEGELKTSFDSIKAYQQRFYYNSQWKPEYDRWVSMLAGMYAGPGKEIVAYNQAQTSEMLFTQPVVHEFGRITAPTLLLIGGKDRTAPGANRAPKEIAERLGNYPELGRRAAEAIPNATLTEFPELGHSPQVEAPDQFHEALLRGLASRS